A part of Trueperaceae bacterium genomic DNA contains:
- a CDS encoding P22 phage major capsid protein family protein translates to MAISNFIPQLWSARLLANLDKATVITLGANTNYEGEIRNVGDRVKIQKPGSLTINDYPASADISYEDPTSTTRTLQVDQDKYFAFTVDDLDSVQANVNLVDTYTQRAAVAIAEDIDAYLGSIYSDGTAGQVDLDVGTDDAYDAFVAAALNLDKGNVPRQGRWAIVTPEVYADLLKNDKFIKASDLGDQVVTTGAVGQVAGMDILVSNNLSEDASTTDLYYCLYGTSDSMTYARQLLGEPEALRREGRFEDAVRGRLAYGAKVVEPAALGTIAADQS, encoded by the coding sequence ATGGCTATCTCGAACTTCATTCCGCAACTGTGGAGTGCGCGCCTCCTCGCGAACCTCGACAAGGCCACCGTCATTACGCTCGGTGCGAACACGAACTACGAAGGTGAAATCCGGAACGTTGGGGATCGCGTCAAGATCCAGAAGCCGGGCAGCCTCACGATTAACGATTACCCGGCCAGCGCCGACATTTCGTACGAGGACCCCACCAGCACCACCCGCACCCTGCAGGTGGACCAAGACAAGTACTTCGCGTTCACCGTCGATGACCTCGACAGCGTCCAGGCGAACGTGAACCTGGTGGATACCTACACGCAGCGTGCTGCCGTCGCCATTGCGGAAGACATCGACGCGTACCTCGGCAGCATCTACAGTGACGGTACGGCCGGCCAGGTGGACCTGGATGTCGGTACGGACGACGCGTACGACGCGTTCGTTGCGGCCGCCCTGAACCTCGACAAAGGCAACGTGCCGCGGCAGGGCCGCTGGGCGATCGTTACGCCGGAGGTGTACGCGGACCTCCTGAAGAACGACAAGTTCATTAAGGCCAGCGACCTCGGGGATCAGGTCGTCACGACCGGCGCTGTCGGTCAGGTGGCCGGCATGGATATCCTCGTCAGTAACAACCTGTCGGAGGACGCCAGCACGACGGACCTGTATTACTGCCTGTACGGCACGAGCGACAGCATGACGTACGCCCGCCAGCTCCTGGGTGAGCCGGAGGCGCTGCGTCGCGAAGGTCGATTCGAGGACGCCGTGCGTGGGCGCCTGGCGTACGGCGCGAAGGTTGTGGAGCCGGCCGCGCTCGGCACGATCGCTGCGGACCAGTCGTAA